CCAATCAGCTTAGCCCGAGCATTGGCGACTGACTCGAAAATGCCCTTCTCGTGGGCAGCGTATCCTTTTACGGTCTCAAGTAAATTGGGAATTAAATCAGTTCGTCGTTTGAGTTGGTTGTCAACTTGCGCCCAAGCGGATTTCACTTCCTCTTGCATGGCCACCATCGAATTATATTCACATCCGTTCAACGTGAAGCCCCAAAATATTACAAGAACAGTAAACAGTATGTTCTGTCCTTTGGTTTGCAAGAATGACGGTTGCATAGTCCTTCTCCTCCCTTCCACTGCGGCAGATGCTGAGTTTAGATCACGAATTGTTTCTTTGCGCACTCCGCTCACGAATTCCGACTGGTTACCAATCTCGCCCGCCGCCACCACCGCCAAAATCACCACCACCGAATCCTCCAAAGTCGCTCCCACTCCCTCCATAATCGCCACCGCCTCCCCCGAATCCCCCAAAACCGCCACCACTGCCGCCAAATCCGCCGTTGCCGAATCCCCATCCGCCGTACCCACCGTTGTGATAGATTCCACCACCATAAGGGGAATAGCGCCGGCGGTGAGCGCGAGAGAAAGACGAGAGGATAATGAAGAGAACGATAAGGAGAAAGAAGAGCAGAAGAGGATCGATGGGCTCTTCGTTTCCGCGGCGACGCGAGGGTACTCCTGTTAATGTGACACCGTACCCGTGGGCAATTTCTGTCGCCAGAGCCTGAGTACCAGCCCAAATGCCTTGACTGTAGTTGCCATGTCGAAAAGCCGGAACAATCTCCTGATCCTGAATCGCTCCGACTTTGCCATCGGGAAGCATCCCCTCGACTCCATAACCCGTGGTGATGAACATCTTGCGGTCTTTGCTTGCCACCAGAAAGACGACCCCGTTATCCTTGTCTTGGGCGCCAGGTTTCCATGTTTCTGCGATCTTTACCGCATAGTCGAACGTGGTCAGCGGTTGCGTCGTCTCGACCGTCACGACAGCAATCTCGGCTCCAGTTTTTTCCCGTAACTCGCGAATCAGGTTGGTAAGCTTGCGCTGCGTGGGTTGATCGATAATACCGGCAAAATCGGAGACAACGCCGTGTGGTTGAGGGATGGTGATTTCTTCAGCGAGGAGGATAAGCGGAGTGAGCAGGAGAACTATGGTGACGAGCAGTGCGCGCAGGACGTTCATTGTTGTTCGTCGCGATCCCGTTCCTATGATGGAAGCGTCTCAATCAGTGACACCAGGCGCTGAACGTCCTCTAGATATTCGCGGAAAAATTCTGTCGCTGGTTCATGCGGCCAGTCTCGTGTCCCTCGGCGGATAGCGATCAAGCGGTGCATCTCTGGAAACGAGACCTGGAACTGCTGCTCAAAAAGAGAAAGAACCTCTGCGTAATTCTGTACCTCACTCTTGCCCTGCAGGCGGAGGAGATGGCGCATTAAGGTGAGAAAGGTTTTGAGTGAGTCGAGAAGGATTTGTCGTAAGCGAGGTGGCTCATCCGCGCGTTCCAAGTACAACGCCTGCAATCGTAACAGTCGGCTGCGTACTTCGTGCTCGGCAAGGAACCGTAAATGTTCTCCACTGATTGGGAGCGTATCGAAAATCTCTTCTCCCCATAGCGTTCGATGTTGCTCTTTGATGTCTAAGTACTCCATCGGAAAGACGTCGCGGCTGTGATGCAAAAAATTCCGATCGATAATCAAAGGAACGGCAAACCCGCGTTTATGCCAGGAGCTCATATGGGGTTGGAGTTTTTTGAGGACCTCAAATCCTATGTGTTGCACGACAATCGCAGTATTCAAATCTGAACTGCCGGGAACAAAGTTTTCTCCCGCAGCGCTGCCGTACAGCACGACAGCAAGAAGCTGGTCACCTAATACATTGCGGAGTTCCTGGGTGAACTGCGTTAGCGTTGATTCAAGTGATACGTTGCGCACCTCGTCCTCGCAGCTCCGATGGGATAGCGCAGGCAGTATACGTCGCGCGATGAGGCGGGTAAACGTCGGTCGTTGCGGAAGTTCTCGAAGATGCTATAGCAGCGAGCGTGCGCACTGAGTTGCTTTCGGCTCTACAGTTTCTCACCATTTTCCAGCTCACCAAGACGCTGCCATTTGATGAACGGTTGTTTGGACGTTCATCAGCGTACTTTCCGGTTGTTGGGTTGATCCTTGGTGCATTTGTGTGGGGAGCAGATACGCTTCTTCAGAAGACCTTTCCGCCCACTTTGCGGAATCTCGTGCTTGTGGTGGCCTTGGTG
This DNA window, taken from Deltaproteobacteria bacterium, encodes the following:
- a CDS encoding TPM domain-containing protein, translating into MNVLRALLVTIVLLLTPLILLAEEITIPQPHGVVSDFAGIIDQPTQRKLTNLIRELREKTGAEIAVVTVETTQPLTTFDYAVKIAETWKPGAQDKDNGVVFLVASKDRKMFITTGYGVEGMLPDGKVGAIQDQEIVPAFRHGNYSQGIWAGTQALATEIAHGYGVTLTGVPSRRRGNEEPIDPLLLFFLLIVLFIILSSFSRAHRRRYSPYGGGIYHNGGYGGWGFGNGGFGGSGGGFGGFGGGGGDYGGSGSDFGGFGGGDFGGGGGGRDW